A genomic stretch from Candidatus Omnitrophota bacterium includes:
- a CDS encoding acetate kinase: MKILVINSGSSSIKYRLYNMPSEEIVLRGMIERIGERNSKVKNHHQGLELILSKVGEVDAVGHRVVHGGEFFKRPSLINSRVVRVIKLCCKLAPLHNPANLEGINACRQLLPGIKQAAVFDTAFHQSIPGYAFIYALPFSYYKKLGIRRYGFHGTSHQYVTNEAAKILRKPLNRVNIISCHLGNGCSITAVKSGKSVDTSMGFTPLEGLVMGTRCGDIDPALVTFIMRRKKMGREEMERVLNKESGLKGLSGIGNDMRRIEEAARRGSKQAALALDVFIYRIRKYIGAYLAAIGNTDAVVFTAGIGENQGYIRARICRNLFDNLKNRPRVLVIPTDEELMIARETYKIIGSRQGGMER; the protein is encoded by the coding sequence ATGAAGATACTCGTAATCAATTCAGGCAGCTCATCCATAAAATACCGGCTTTATAATATGCCGAGTGAGGAGATCGTACTCAGAGGCATGATTGAACGCATAGGGGAGCGTAATTCAAAGGTAAAGAACCACCATCAGGGCCTGGAATTGATCCTTTCTAAAGTCGGCGAGGTAGATGCCGTGGGCCACAGGGTCGTGCACGGCGGAGAGTTTTTTAAAAGGCCGTCTTTGATAAATAGCCGCGTCGTCAGGGTGATAAAATTATGCTGTAAGCTCGCGCCTCTGCACAATCCCGCTAATCTTGAGGGCATCAATGCCTGCAGGCAGCTGCTGCCCGGGATTAAACAAGCGGCGGTGTTTGACACGGCGTTTCACCAGAGTATTCCCGGCTACGCGTTTATATACGCGCTTCCGTTCAGCTACTATAAAAAGCTTGGTATCCGCAGGTATGGCTTTCACGGCACAAGCCACCAGTACGTGACGAATGAGGCGGCAAAAATACTCAGGAAACCCTTAAACAGGGTGAACATTATCAGCTGCCATCTTGGCAACGGCTGCAGCATTACCGCGGTAAAGTCCGGCAAGTCCGTGGATACGAGCATGGGGTTCACGCCTTTGGAAGGGCTGGTCATGGGCACGCGCTGCGGCGACATTGACCCGGCGCTGGTAACCTTCATAATGCGCAGGAAAAAAATGGGCCGCGAGGAGATGGAGCGGGTGCTCAATAAAGAGAGCGGGCTCAAAGGGCTTTCCGGCATAGGCAATGATATGCGCAGAATAGAGGAGGCGGCGCGCCGCGGCAGTAAGCAAGCGGCCTTAGCGCTGGATGTCTTTATATATCGCATAAGAAAGTATATAGGCGCGTATCTGGCCGCGATAGGAAATACGGACGCGGTAGTGTTTACCGCCGGCATAGGCGAGAATCAGGGTTATATCAGAGCAAGGATCTGCCGGAATCTTTTTGATAATCTTAAAAACAGGCCGCGGGTGCTGGTTATCCCCACGGATGAAGAATTAATGATCGCCAGAGAGACATACAAGATCATAGGAAGTCGCCAGGGAGGTATGGAGAGATGA
- a CDS encoding aspartate 1-decarboxylase, with translation MMRTMLKSKISRARITDANLYYEGSITIDEALMDAADLIEGEKVEVFNLNNGARFETYVIKGKKNSGQICLNGPAARSGHVKDDIIILAYALVDDTKAAAVKPKKVSVDERNRIKD, from the coding sequence ATGATGAGGACGATGTTGAAGTCAAAGATAAGCCGCGCGCGCATTACGGACGCCAATCTTTATTATGAGGGCTCCATAACCATAGACGAGGCGTTGATGGATGCCGCCGACCTTATAGAAGGGGAGAAGGTCGAGGTTTTTAACTTGAATAACGGGGCGCGGTTTGAAACCTACGTTATAAAGGGCAAGAAGAACAGCGGCCAGATCTGTTTGAACGGCCCGGCGGCAAGGTCAGGCCACGTTAAAGATGATATCATAATCCTTGCCTACGCTTTAGTGGATGATACAAAGGCGGCCGCGGTAAAGCCGAAAAAGGTCTCAGTTGATGAAAGAAACAGAATTAAAGATTAG
- the def gene encoding peptide deformylase, which translates to MKETELKIRVIGEHILRKKAGLVKKGEINDEMRLTLSRMARLMYKTKGVGLAAQQAGIDKSITVIDAGTGIYKLINPKIVSRSGSESMEEGCLSIPGVFVKVKRAGSVVVEALDEYGQPLEIKARGLLARALQHEIDHLNGKLIIDHLDLFNRMRLKGKIKELAKYGKLSESED; encoded by the coding sequence ATGAAAGAAACAGAATTAAAGATTAGGGTCATCGGGGAGCATATACTGCGCAAAAAGGCGGGTTTGGTAAAAAAAGGCGAGATCAATGATGAGATGCGCCTGACCTTAAGCAGGATGGCGCGGCTTATGTATAAGACCAAAGGCGTGGGCCTGGCAGCCCAGCAGGCGGGCATTGACAAAAGCATCACCGTTATAGACGCGGGCACAGGCATATACAAACTTATCAACCCGAAGATCGTTTCAAGGTCCGGCTCTGAAAGCATGGAAGAGGGGTGCCTGAGCATTCCCGGGGTCTTTGTGAAGGTGAAGAGGGCCGGGTCTGTCGTGGTGGAGGCGCTTGATGAATACGGCCAGCCGCTTGAGATCAAAGCGCGGGGGCTTCTGGCGCGCGCGCTTCAACATGAGATAGACCACTTAAACGGCAAATTGATAATAGACCACCTGGATCTGTTTAATAGAATGCGGCTGAAAGGCAAAATAAAAGAACTGGCAAAATATGGGAAACTGTCCGAATCA